A window of Callospermophilus lateralis isolate mCalLat2 chromosome 13, mCalLat2.hap1, whole genome shotgun sequence contains these coding sequences:
- the Gpatch2 gene encoding G patch domain-containing protein 2 isoform X2, whose protein sequence is MFGAAGRQPIGAPAAGNSWHFSRTMEELVHDLVSALEESSEQARGGFAETGDHSRSISCPLKRQARKRRGRKRRSYNVHHPWETGHCLSEGSDSSLEEPSKDYRENHNNNKKDHSDSDDQMLVAKRRPSSNLNNNVRGKRPLWHESDFAVDNLGNRTLRRRRKVKRMAVDLPQDISNKRTMTQMPEGCRDQDMDNDRAYQYQEFTKNKVKKRKLKIIRQGPKIPDEGVVLESEEISQTNKDKMEYEEQKVSDELMSESDSSSLSSTDAGLFTNDEGRQGDDEQSDWFYEKESGGACGITGVVPWWEKEDPSELDKNLPDPVFESILTGSFPLMSHQGRRGFQARLSRLRGMPSKNIKKSGGNPTSMATNWTSEIPL, encoded by the exons GCATTTCAGTAGAACCATGGAGGAGCTGGTTCATGACCTTGTCTCAGCCCTGGAAGAGAGCTCAGAGCAAGCACGAGGTGGTTTTGCTGAAACAGGAGACCATTCTCGAAGTATTTCTTGCCCTCTGAAACGCCAAGCCAGGAAAAGGAGAGGGAGGAAGCGGAGGTCTTACAATGTTCACCACCCGTGGGAGACTGGTCACTGCTTAAGTGAAGGCTCTGATTCTAGTTTAGAAGAACCAAGCAAGGACTATAGAGAAAatcacaataataataaaaaagatcaTAGTGACTCTGATGACCAAATGTTAGTGGCCAAGCGCAGGCCATCATCAAACTTAAATAACAATGTTCGAGGGAAAAGACCTCTATGGCATGAGTCTGATTTTGCTGTGGACAACCTGGGAAACAGAACTCTCCGCAGGAGGAGAAAGGTGAAACGAATGGCTGTCGATCTCCCGCAGGACATCTCTAACAAACGGACCATGACCCAGATGCCTGAAGGTTGTAGAGACCAGGACATGGACAATGATAGAGCTTACCAGTATCAAGAATTTACCaagaataaagttaaaaaaaggaagttgaaaataattagACAAGGACCAAAAATCCCAGATGAAGGAGTAGTTTTAGAAAGTGaggaaataagccagaccaataAGGACAAAATGGAATATGAAGAGCAAAAAGTCTCAGATGAGCTCATGAGTGAAAG TGATTCCAGCAGTCTCAGCAGCACTGATGCTGGTTTGTTTACCAATGATGAGGGAAGACAAG GTGATGATGAGCAGAGTGACTGGTTCTATGAAAAGGAATCAGGCGGAGCATGTGGTATCACTGGAGTTGTACCCTGGTGGGAAAAGGAAGATCCTTCTGAACTAGACAAAAATTTACCAGATCCTGTCTTTGAAAGTATCTTAACTGGTTCTTTTCCTCTTATGTCGCATCAAGGCAGAAGAG GTTTCCAAGCCAGACTAAGTCGCCTTCGTGGAATGCCttcaaagaatattaaaaaatctggagGGAATCCAACTTCAATG GCTACAAACTGGACCAGTGAGATTCCCCTATAA